In Salmonella enterica subsp. enterica serovar Typhimurium str. LT2, a single window of DNA contains:
- the ilvI gene encoding valine sensitive acetolactate synthase III, large subunit (acetolactate synthase isozyme III large subunit. (SW:ILVI_SALTY)): protein MFGYPGGAVLDIYDALHTVGGIDHVLVRHEQAAVHMADGLARATGDVGVVLVTSGPGATNAITGIATAYMDSIPLVILSGQVATSLIGYDAFQECDMVGISRPVVKHSFLVKQTEDIPLVLKKAFWLAASGRPGPVVVDLPKDILNPAKKMPYAWPETVSMRSYNPTTSGHKGQIKRALQTLASAKKPVVYVGGGAISAACYAPLRHIIETFNLPVVSSLMGLGAFPATHRQSLGMLGMHGTYEANMTMHNADVIFAVGVRFDDRTTNNLAKYCPNATVLHIDIDPTSISKTVNADIPVVGDARLVLEQMLELLAQDAPSQPQDDIRDWWQQIESWRARQCLKYDAESESIKPQAVIETLWRLTKGDAYVTSDVGQHQMFAALYYPFDKPRRWINSGGLGTMGFGLPAALGVKMALPKEMVVCVTGDGSIQMNIQELSTALQYELPVLVLNLNNRYLGMVKQWQDMIYSGRHSQSYMQSLPDFVRLAEAYGHVGLQINRPDELESKLSEALEHVRNNRLVFVDVTVDGSEHVYPMQIRGGGMDEMWLSKTERT from the coding sequence GTGTTCGGCTATCCTGGAGGCGCAGTGCTTGATATTTATGATGCGCTACATACCGTTGGAGGGATCGATCATGTGCTGGTGCGTCATGAGCAGGCCGCGGTGCATATGGCGGATGGCCTGGCGCGAGCCACTGGCGACGTTGGCGTGGTGCTGGTGACTTCCGGACCGGGAGCGACCAATGCGATTACCGGGATTGCTACGGCCTATATGGATTCCATTCCGCTGGTGATTCTTTCCGGCCAGGTCGCCACCTCATTGATTGGCTATGATGCCTTTCAGGAGTGCGACATGGTGGGGATTTCCCGACCGGTGGTCAAACATAGCTTCCTGGTCAAACAGACGGAAGATATTCCCCTGGTGCTTAAAAAGGCCTTCTGGCTGGCGGCAAGCGGACGTCCTGGGCCGGTGGTCGTGGATTTGCCGAAAGATATTTTGAATCCGGCGAAAAAAATGCCGTATGCCTGGCCGGAGACGGTCAGTATGCGCTCTTACAATCCCACAACATCAGGACATAAAGGACAAATTAAGCGTGCCTTGCAAACGCTGGCGTCGGCAAAAAAGCCGGTGGTCTACGTTGGGGGAGGGGCGATAAGCGCGGCCTGCTATGCGCCGTTGCGCCACATCATTGAAACCTTTAACCTGCCGGTGGTCTCTTCATTAATGGGACTGGGCGCGTTTCCTGCTACTCATCGCCAGTCGTTAGGAATGCTGGGAATGCATGGCACTTATGAAGCCAATATGACCATGCATAACGCCGACGTGATTTTCGCTGTTGGCGTACGATTTGACGACCGCACGACGAATAATCTCGCTAAATATTGTCCGAACGCGACGGTATTACACATCGACATTGACCCGACGTCCATATCCAAAACGGTTAACGCTGATATCCCGGTGGTGGGCGATGCCCGCCTGGTACTGGAACAAATGCTGGAGCTACTGGCGCAGGATGCGCCGTCTCAGCCGCAGGATGATATTCGCGACTGGTGGCAGCAGATAGAGAGCTGGCGCGCCCGTCAGTGCCTGAAATATGACGCGGAAAGCGAAAGCATTAAACCCCAGGCGGTGATTGAAACCCTCTGGCGTCTGACGAAGGGCGATGCGTACGTGACGTCCGATGTAGGACAACACCAGATGTTTGCCGCCCTCTATTACCCGTTCGATAAGCCACGTCGCTGGATTAATTCCGGCGGGCTCGGCACGATGGGTTTTGGCCTACCGGCTGCGCTGGGCGTTAAAATGGCCCTGCCGAAAGAAATGGTGGTCTGCGTGACCGGCGATGGCAGTATACAGATGAACATTCAGGAGCTGTCGACAGCCTTACAGTATGAACTGCCGGTACTGGTTTTGAACCTGAACAACCGTTATCTGGGGATGGTGAAACAGTGGCAGGATATGATCTATTCCGGTCGCCATTCTCAGTCTTATATGCAGTCGTTACCGGATTTTGTGCGCCTGGCGGAAGCATATGGCCATGTCGGGCTGCAGATTAACCGTCCGGATGAGCTGGAAAGTAAACTCAGCGAAGCCCTTGAGCATGTGCGTAATAACCGACTGGTGTTCGTCGATGTCACCGTTGATGGCAGCGAGCATGTCTATCCGATGCAGATTCGCGGGGGCGGGATGGACGAAATGTGGTTAAGCAAAACGGAGAGGACCTGA
- the ilvH gene encoding acetolactate synthase III, small subunit (acetolactate synthase isozyme III small subunit. (SW:ILVH_SALTY)), translated as MRRILSVLLENESGALSRVIGLFSQRGYNIESLTVAPTDDPTLSRMTIQTVGDEKVLEQIEKQLHKLVDVLRVSELGQGAHVEREIMLVKIQASGYGREEVKRNTEIFRGQIIDVTPTLYTVQLAGTSDKLDAFLASLRDVAKIVEVARSGVVGLSRGDKIMR; from the coding sequence ATGCGCCGGATTTTATCGGTATTACTGGAAAACGAATCTGGGGCGTTATCGCGGGTTATCGGCCTCTTTTCGCAACGCGGATATAATATTGAAAGCCTGACCGTCGCGCCGACAGACGATCCGACGTTGTCGCGCATGACTATCCAGACGGTAGGCGATGAAAAAGTGCTTGAGCAAATTGAAAAGCAACTGCACAAGCTGGTTGATGTGCTGCGCGTCAGCGAGCTGGGACAGGGAGCGCACGTTGAGCGGGAAATCATGCTGGTGAAAATCCAGGCCAGCGGCTACGGACGGGAAGAGGTGAAGCGTAATACGGAAATTTTCCGTGGTCAGATTATTGACGTTACGCCAACGCTGTATACCGTTCAACTGGCGGGCACCAGCGATAAACTGGATGCTTTTCTGGCCTCGCTGCGCGACGTGGCGAAAATTGTTGAAGTGGCGCGTTCAGGCGTCGTCGGGCTTTCGCGCGGCGATAAGATTATGCGCTGA
- the fruR gene encoding transcriptional repressor of fru operon and others (GlaR/LacI family; fructose repressor (catabolite repressor/activator). (SW:FRUR_SALTY)), with product MKLDEIARLAGVSRTTASYVINGKAKQYRVSDKTVEKVMAVVREHNYHPNAVAAGLRAGRTRSIGLVIPDLENTSYTRIANYLERQARQRGYQLLIACSEDQPDNEMRCIEHLLQRQVDAIIVSTSLPPEHPFYQRWANDPFPIVALDRALDREHFTSVVGADQDDAEMLAEELRKFPAETVLYLGALPELSVSFLREQGFRTAWKDDPREVNFLYANSYEREAAAQLFEKWLETHPMPQALFTTSFALLQGVMDVTLRRDGKLPSDLAIATFGDHELLDFLQCPVLAVAQRHRDVAERVLEIVLASLDEPRKPKPGLTRIRRNLYRRGILSRS from the coding sequence GTGAAACTGGATGAAATCGCTCGGCTGGCCGGTGTCTCGCGCACAACTGCAAGCTACGTTATAAACGGTAAAGCAAAGCAATACCGCGTGAGCGACAAAACCGTAGAAAAAGTCATGGCGGTAGTGCGTGAGCACAATTACCATCCTAACGCTGTGGCTGCCGGGCTGCGTGCTGGACGCACACGTTCCATTGGTCTGGTGATCCCGGACCTTGAAAACACGAGCTACACCCGTATCGCAAACTATCTTGAGCGCCAGGCACGCCAGCGTGGCTACCAACTGCTGATCGCCTGTTCTGAAGATCAGCCGGATAACGAAATGCGCTGCATTGAGCACCTTTTGCAACGCCAGGTGGATGCAATCATTGTTTCAACTTCGTTACCGCCGGAGCATCCCTTCTATCAGCGCTGGGCCAACGATCCGTTCCCCATCGTCGCGCTCGACCGCGCGCTGGATCGCGAACATTTCACCAGCGTGGTCGGCGCCGATCAGGATGATGCCGAGATGTTGGCGGAAGAGCTGCGTAAATTCCCGGCGGAAACGGTGCTTTATTTGGGCGCGCTGCCGGAGTTGTCCGTCAGTTTCCTGCGCGAGCAGGGGTTCCGCACCGCATGGAAAGACGATCCGCGGGAGGTGAATTTCTTATATGCCAACAGCTATGAGCGCGAAGCCGCCGCGCAGTTGTTTGAGAAATGGCTGGAAACGCATCCTATGCCGCAGGCGCTCTTTACGACATCGTTCGCGCTATTACAGGGCGTGATGGACGTAACGCTGCGGCGCGATGGAAAACTGCCTTCGGATTTAGCGATTGCGACCTTCGGCGATCATGAGCTGCTGGATTTTCTGCAATGCCCGGTACTGGCGGTGGCGCAGCGTCATCGTGATGTCGCGGAACGCGTGCTGGAGATTGTGCTGGCAAGTCTTGATGAACCGCGTAAACCGAAACCCGGCTTAACGCGTATTCGGCGAAACCTTTATCGTCGCGGCATTCTGAGCCGTAGCTAA
- the yabB gene encoding putative cytoplasmic protein (similar to E. coli orf, hypothetical protein (AAC73192.1); Blastp hit to AAC73192.1 (152 aa), 94% identity in aa 1 - 152), producing the protein MFRGATLVNLDSKGRLTVPTRYREQLIESATGQMVCTIDIHHPCLLLYPLPEWEIIEQKLSRLSSMNPVERRVQRLLLGHASECQMDGAGRLLIAPVLRQHAGLTKEVMLVGQFNKFELWDETTWYQQVKEDIDAEQSATETLSERLQDLSL; encoded by the coding sequence ATGTTCCGGGGGGCAACGTTAGTCAATCTCGACAGTAAAGGGCGCCTGACCGTGCCGACCCGTTATCGGGAGCAACTGATCGAGAGCGCTACCGGTCAAATGGTATGTACCATTGACATCCATCACCCATGCCTGCTGCTTTACCCCCTGCCTGAATGGGAAATTATTGAGCAAAAGTTATCTCGTCTGTCGAGCATGAACCCGGTAGAACGTCGCGTACAGCGTTTACTGTTGGGCCATGCCAGCGAATGTCAGATGGATGGTGCAGGTCGATTACTGATCGCGCCAGTTCTGCGGCAACATGCCGGACTGACGAAAGAAGTGATGCTGGTTGGACAGTTCAACAAATTTGAGCTGTGGGATGAAACGACCTGGTATCAACAGGTCAAGGAAGATATCGACGCTGAACAGTCAGCTACCGAAACGTTATCGGAGCGGCTGCAGGACTTGTCTCTATAA
- the yabC gene encoding putative S-adenosyl methionine adenyltransferase (similar to E. coli putative apolipoprotein (AAC73193.1); Blastp hit to AAC73193.1 (313 aa), 95% identity in aa 1 - 313), with protein MMENFKHTTVLLDEAVNGLNIRPDGIYIDGTFGRGGHSRLILSQLGEEGRLLAIDRDPQAIAVAQTINDPRFSIIHGPFSALADYVAERELTGKIDGILLDLGVSSPQLDDAERGFSFMRDGPLDMRMDPTRGQSAAEWLQTAEEADIAWVLKTFGEERFAKRIARAIVERNREQPMTRTKELAEVVAAATPVKDKFKHPATRTFQAVRIWVNSELEEIEQALKSSLSVLAPGGRLSIISFHSLEDRIVKRFMREQSRGPQVPAGLPMTEAQLKKLGGRELRALGKLMPGEKEVAENPRARSSVLRIAERTNA; from the coding sequence ATGATGGAAAATTTTAAACACACTACGGTACTGTTGGATGAAGCCGTTAATGGGCTGAATATTCGTCCGGATGGTATCTATATTGATGGCACATTTGGTCGCGGCGGCCACTCGCGCCTGATCCTCTCGCAACTGGGCGAAGAGGGGCGCTTGCTGGCGATCGATCGCGATCCGCAGGCGATCGCCGTTGCGCAGACCATTAATGATCCTCGCTTCTCCATCATTCATGGACCTTTTTCCGCGCTGGCTGATTATGTAGCCGAGCGCGAGCTTACCGGCAAGATTGACGGGATCCTTCTCGATCTTGGCGTCTCTTCTCCGCAGCTTGACGATGCGGAGCGCGGTTTTTCATTTATGCGCGACGGTCCGCTGGATATGCGAATGGACCCGACGCGCGGCCAGTCTGCCGCCGAGTGGTTACAAACGGCGGAGGAAGCGGATATCGCCTGGGTGCTGAAAACATTCGGCGAGGAGCGTTTTGCCAAACGTATTGCTCGCGCCATTGTTGAGCGCAATCGCGAACAGCCGATGACCCGCACCAAAGAGCTGGCGGAAGTGGTTGCGGCGGCGACCCCGGTAAAAGACAAATTCAAACATCCCGCGACCCGTACCTTCCAGGCGGTGCGCATCTGGGTAAACAGTGAACTGGAGGAGATAGAGCAGGCGCTAAAAAGCTCGCTCAGCGTACTGGCCCCAGGCGGGCGGCTTTCAATCATCAGTTTCCACTCGCTGGAAGACCGTATTGTGAAACGCTTTATGCGTGAGCAAAGCCGCGGTCCGCAGGTACCGGCGGGATTACCGATGACGGAAGCGCAGCTCAAAAAACTGGGCGGTCGTGAGTTACGAGCGTTAGGCAAGTTGATGCCGGGTGAAAAAGAGGTAGCTGAAAATCCTCGGGCCCGTAGTTCAGTTCTGCGTATCGCAGAGAGGACGAACGCATGA
- the ftsL gene encoding cell division protein (ingrowth of wall at septum; similar to E. coli cell division protein; ingrowth of wall at septum (AAC73194.1); Blastp hit to AAC73194.1 (121 aa), 98% identity in aa 1 - 121), with product MISRVTEALSKVKGSIGSNERHALPGVIGDDLLRFGKLPLCLFICIILTAVTVVTTAHHTRLLTAQREQLVLERDALDIEWRNLILEENALGDHSRVERIATEKLQMQHVDPSQENIVVQK from the coding sequence ATGATCAGCAGAGTGACAGAAGCCCTAAGCAAAGTGAAGGGATCGATAGGAAGCAACGAGCGCCATGCCTTGCCTGGCGTGATCGGTGACGATCTTTTGCGGTTCGGGAAGCTGCCACTCTGCTTGTTCATTTGCATCATTTTAACGGCGGTGACGGTGGTCACGACGGCGCACCATACTCGTTTACTCACCGCGCAGCGTGAACAATTGGTTCTGGAGCGCGATGCATTGGACATTGAATGGCGCAACCTGATCCTTGAAGAAAATGCGCTCGGCGATCACAGCCGGGTGGAGCGGATCGCAACGGAAAAGCTGCAAATGCAGCATGTTGATCCGTCCCAAGAAAATATTGTAGTGCAAAAATAA
- the ftsI gene encoding division specific transpeptidase (penicillin-binding protein 3; similar to E. coli septum formation; penicillin-binding protein 3; peptidoglycan synthetase (AAC73195.1); Blastp hit to AAC73195.1 (588 aa), 96% identity in aa 1 - 588), whose translation MKAAAKTQKSKRQEEQTNFISWRFALLCGCILLALVFLLGRAAWLQIIAPDMLVRQGDMRSLRVQEVSTSRGMITDRSGRPLAVSVPVKAIWADPKEVHDAGGISVGDRWKALSTALNIPLDQLSARINANPKGRFIYLARQVNPDMADYIKKLKLPGIHLREESRRYYPSGEVTAHLIGFTNVDSQGIEGVEKSFDKWLTGQPGERIVRKDRYGRVIEDISSTDSQAAHNLALSIDERLQALVYRELNNAVAFNKAESGSAVLVDVNTGEVLAMANSPSYNPNNLAGTPKDAMRNRTITDVFEPGSTVKPMVVMTALQRGIVNENTVLNTVPYRINGHEIKDVARYSELTLTGVLQKSSNVGVSKLALAMPSSALVDTYSRFGLGKATNLGLVGERSGLYPQKQRWSDIERATFSFGYGLMVTPLQLARVYATIGSYGIYRPLSITKVDPPVPGERIFPESTVRTVVHMMESVALPGGGGVKAAIKGYRIAIKTGTAKKVGPDGRYINKYIAYTAGVAPASQPRFALVVVINDPQAGKYYGGAVSAPVFGAIMGGVLRTMNIEPDALATGEKNEFVINQGEGTGGRS comes from the coding sequence ATGAAAGCAGCGGCAAAAACGCAAAAATCGAAACGCCAGGAAGAACAGACCAACTTCATCAGTTGGCGTTTTGCGTTGCTGTGCGGCTGTATTTTACTGGCGCTGGTTTTTTTACTTGGACGCGCGGCGTGGCTACAGATTATCGCCCCGGATATGCTGGTGCGTCAGGGCGATATGCGTTCGCTGCGTGTTCAGGAAGTCTCCACCTCACGCGGTATGATTACCGACCGTTCCGGGCGTCCACTGGCGGTCAGCGTACCGGTTAAGGCGATCTGGGCCGACCCGAAAGAAGTTCATGACGCCGGCGGCATCAGCGTTGGCGATCGCTGGAAAGCGCTTTCTACTGCGCTCAATATTCCACTCGATCAGCTCTCCGCCCGTATCAACGCCAACCCGAAAGGGCGTTTTATTTATCTGGCGCGCCAGGTAAATCCTGACATGGCGGACTACATCAAAAAACTCAAACTGCCGGGGATTCATTTGCGTGAAGAGTCCCGCCGCTACTACCCGTCAGGAGAAGTAACCGCTCACCTCATCGGTTTTACCAACGTCGACAGTCAGGGGATTGAAGGCGTTGAAAAGAGCTTTGATAAGTGGCTTACCGGTCAGCCTGGCGAGCGAATCGTGCGTAAAGACCGCTATGGCCGCGTGATTGAGGATATCTCCTCCACTGACAGTCAGGCAGCGCACAATCTGGCGTTAAGCATTGATGAACGCTTACAGGCGCTGGTTTACCGCGAACTGAACAACGCGGTGGCGTTTAACAAGGCGGAATCCGGTAGCGCGGTGCTGGTCGATGTCAATACCGGTGAAGTACTGGCGATGGCGAATAGCCCTTCCTATAACCCCAACAACCTTGCCGGTACGCCGAAAGACGCGATGCGTAACCGTACCATCACCGACGTGTTTGAACCGGGTTCTACGGTTAAGCCGATGGTGGTGATGACTGCGCTTCAGCGCGGTATCGTCAACGAAAATACGGTGTTGAATACCGTTCCATACCGAATTAACGGCCACGAAATTAAAGACGTGGCGCGCTACAGCGAATTAACCCTGACCGGGGTTCTACAGAAGTCGAGTAACGTCGGTGTATCCAAACTGGCGTTAGCGATGCCGTCCTCAGCGTTAGTAGATACTTACTCACGTTTTGGGCTAGGAAAGGCGACCAATTTGGGGTTGGTCGGAGAACGCAGTGGCTTATATCCTCAAAAACAACGGTGGTCCGACATAGAGAGGGCCACCTTCTCTTTCGGCTACGGGCTAATGGTAACGCCGTTACAGTTAGCGCGAGTCTATGCAACCATCGGCAGCTATGGCATTTATCGCCCGCTGTCGATTACCAAAGTTGATCCGCCTGTACCCGGCGAACGCATCTTCCCTGAATCCACCGTACGCACCGTGGTGCATATGATGGAAAGCGTGGCGCTGCCGGGCGGCGGCGGCGTGAAGGCAGCGATTAAAGGCTACCGTATCGCGATTAAAACCGGTACGGCGAAAAAAGTGGGGCCGGACGGTCGCTACATCAACAAATACATTGCTTACACCGCAGGCGTCGCGCCTGCGAGTCAGCCGCGCTTCGCGCTGGTGGTTGTCATCAACGATCCGCAGGCGGGTAAATACTACGGCGGCGCCGTTTCCGCGCCGGTATTTGGTGCCATCATGGGCGGCGTTCTGCGCACCATGAACATCGAACCGGACGCGCTGGCAACGGGCGAAAAAAATGAATTCGTAATTAATCAAGGCGAGGGAACAGGTGGCAGATCGTAA